A section of the Salmo salar chromosome ssa05, Ssal_v3.1, whole genome shotgun sequence genome encodes:
- the LOC106605804 gene encoding urotensin-2 receptor-like: MDFSSSLPPSHSPLYTSPFIPNSSFPSASPYISPSPSLASTALFCFLLSLLALLGIGGNLYTMGLLIRRRRGRRRRGCSSCCLGGRGVPLPSCLSSSPPSLSPSSSPTSSSTSLHLQVLSLALADLLYLFTAPFIVYDSLAADWAFGELGCRLLFSLDLITLHASIYTLTAMSLDRYRAVANPLATSSSPSSGLLRVGLAWGLAVALSLPMMITLHLEDGDEGQLCVPAWDEQSSKVYMSVLFCTSMIGPGLAIGALYATLGRLYWVSQTRPWASGSGGSMSYPPRAPRPKVLLLILGIVLAFWACFLPFWVWQLLPLYRPDMLRTVPVGTQVTVNRILTGLTYGNSCVNPFFYTLLTGGKQRRNRQTPTSANQLCRKSSPQ; encoded by the coding sequence ATGGATTTCTCTAGCTCCCTGCCTCCCTCACATTCTCCATTATACACCTCCCCCTTCATCCCCAactcctccttcccctccgcCTCTCcatacatctctccttcccccagccTGGCCTCAACCGCTCTCTTCTGcttcctcctgtccctcctggcTCTCCTGGGCATTGGGGGGAACCTCTACACCATGGGTCTCCTCATCAGACGCAGGAGAGGCAGAAGGAGGCGAGGATGTTCTAGCTGCTGTTTAGGAGGGAGAGGAGTACCGTTACcatcctgcctctcctcctctcctccctccctctccccttcctcctctcccacctcctcctccacctccctccatctccaggTGCTGAGTCTGGCTCTGGCGGACCTCCTCTACCTCTTCACGGCTCCCTTCATCGTGTACGACAGCCTGGCGGCTGACTGGGCGTTTGGGGAGCTGGGCTGTCGCCTCCTCTTCAGCCTGGACCTGATCACCCTGCACGCCTCCATCTACACCCTCACCGCCATGAGTCTGGACCGCTATCGGGCTGTAGCCAACCCCCTGGCCACCtcgtcctccccctcctctgggCTGCTCCGTGTGGGCCTAGCCTGGGGCCTGGCGGTGGCCCTCAGCCTGCCCATGATGATCACCCTCCACCTGGAGGACGGAGATGAGGGACAGCTGTGTGTCCCTGCCTGGGACGAGCAGAGCTCCAAAGTCTATATGAGCGTGCTGTTCTGTACCAGTATGATAGGGCCGGGGCTGGCCATCGGGGCGCTGTATGCTACTCTGGGCCGTCTCTACTGGGTGTCCCAGACCCGGCCCTGGGCCAGTGGTAGTGGGGGTAGCATGTCCTACCCTCCGCGGGCCCCAAGGCCCAAGGTCCTGCTCCTCATCCTGGGGATAGTCCTGGCCTTCTGGGCCTGTTTCTTGCCCTTCTGGGTGTGGCAGCTGCTGCCGCTATACCGGCCCGACATGCTGCGGACAGTACCGGTGGGTACCCAGGTGACGGTGAACAGGATCCTAACGGGGCTGACGTATGGGAACTCTTGCGTGAACCCATTCTTCTACACGCTGCTCACAGGGGGGAAACAACGGAGGAACAGGCAGACACCGACGTCAGCGAATCAGCTCTGCCGCAAGAGCAGTCCGCAGTAG